In one window of Pristiophorus japonicus isolate sPriJap1 chromosome 9, sPriJap1.hap1, whole genome shotgun sequence DNA:
- the LOC139272810 gene encoding histone H4-like: protein MTGRGKGGKGLGKGGAKRHRKVLRDNIQGITKPAIRRLARRGGVKRISGLIYEETRGVLKVFLENVIRDAITYTEHTKCKTVTAMDVVCALKRQDRTLYGFGG, encoded by the coding sequence ATGACTGGAAGAGGTAAAGgcggcaaaggactgggtaaaggcggagccaagcggcatcgtaaagtgctccgtgataacatccagggcatcaccaaaccagccatccgccgcctggctcgccgtggcggtgtcaagcggatctcgggcctgatctacgaggagacccgcggggtgctgaaggttttcctggagaatgtgatcagagaTGCGATCACCTACACTGAGCACACCAagtgcaagacggtcactgccatggatgtggtgtgtgCTCTGAAACGGCAGGatcgcactctctatggattcggcggctga